The following are encoded together in the Glycine soja cultivar W05 chromosome 5, ASM419377v2, whole genome shotgun sequence genome:
- the LOC114411583 gene encoding transcription factor BEE 1-like, whose product MAEFTADLQSLRFPFLDIDNMEMQNLMMPFSCESFLGSPEAEFAGNLEENFPDHNEVPVLVPIINSVKNEIHEGQKRKATDIWEPSSANSTPAVFESGSKTKNSCGRGKRVKRNMIEDKKPNEVVHVRAKRGQATDSHSLAERVRRGKINEKLRCLQNIVPGCYKTMGMAIMLDEIINYVQSLQHQVEFLSMKLNAASTYYDFNSESDVLETMQRARASEVKELDRYVREECEGVSCFEPTWSWPL is encoded by the exons ATGGCAGAATTCACTGCAGATTTGCAAAGTCTTAGATTTCCTTTCTTAGATATTGACAACATGGAAATGCAGAACTTGATGATGCCATTCTCCTGTGAAAGCTTCTTAGGTTCTCCAGAAGCTGAATTTGCAGGAAACTTGGAAGAGAATTTTCCTGATCACAATGAAGTTCCAGTTTTAGTTCCTATTATTAATTCAGTTAAAAATGAAATCCATGAAGGTCAAAAGAGGAAAGCAACTGATATATGGGAGCCAAGTTCTGCAAATTCAACTCCTGCTGTTTTTGAGAGTGGAAGCAAGACAAAAAAT AGTTGTGGAAGAGGCAAGAGAGTAAAAAGGAATATGATAGAAGACAAGAAACCGAATGAAGTAGTTCATGTTAGAGCCAAACGAGGTCAAGCTACTGATAGTCACAGTTTAGCAGAAAGG GTTAGAAGAGGGAAAATCAATGAAAAACTTAGGTGCTTGCAGAACATTGTCCCAGGATGTTACAAG ACAATGGGTATGGCAATAATGTTGGACGAGATAATAAACTATGTCCAGTCCTTGCAGCACCAAGTGGAg TTCCTCTCTATGAAGCTTAATGCAGCAAGTACCTATTATGACTTCAATTCAGAGTCAGATGTTTTGGAAACAATGCAG AGAGCAAGAGCATCCGAGGTGAAAGAGTTGGACAGGTATGTGAGAGAAGAATGTGAAGGAGTTTCTTGCTTTGAACCAACATGGTCATGGCCCCTGTGA
- the LOC114413618 gene encoding transcription factor MYB21-like: protein MSTSKSVSSSSEDDNELRRGPWTLEEDNLLSQYISSHGEGRWNLLAKRSGLKRTGKSCRLRWLNYLKPDVKRGNLTPQEQLIILELHSKWGNRWSKIAQNLPGRTDNEIKNYWRTRIQKQARHLKIDTDSREFQELVRRFWMPRLLQKAKESSSSAMSIQNQATPMPFDGVSQHSTVGTIPSHSHTPWQGPCMNEAGPTYMDQHEQNSDSEHNNGSCISLSESANFPKVPQHFGRTTITQYHALNNNDFGTFTYDGYNVSNNVYEMDNFKTPTTRVAEDAQYPTGDCQMVGSNWVNSDFACNMWNMDELWQFSKLQK from the exons ATGTCTACTTCAAAGAGCGTCAGCAGTTCTAGTGAAGATGACAATGAACTTAGAAGAGGGCCTTGGACTCTTGAAGAGGATAATTTGCTCTCCCAATATATTTCTAGTCATGGAGAAGGGCGATGGAATTTGCTAGCTAAACGTTCAG GATTAAAGCGAACTGGGAAAAGTTGCAGATTAAGGTGGCTAAATTATCTAAAGCCAGATGTAAAACGGGGAAATTTAACCCCACAAGAGCAACTTATAATCCTCGAACTCCACTCAAAGTGGGGAAACAG GTGGTCAAAAATTGCACAAAATTTGCCAGGCAGAACAGACAATGAAATCAAGAACTATTGGAGAACTAGGATTCAGAAACAGGCAAGACATTTGAAAATTGACACTGACAGCAGAGAGTTTCAGGAACTTGTTAGGCGTTTCTGGATGCCTAGATTGcttcaaaaagccaaagaatcATCTTCTTCAGCCATGTCAATTCAAAACCAGGCAACTCCTATGCCTTTTGATGGTGTTTCTCAGCATTCAACTGTTGGGACCATACCATCACATTCACACACCCCTTGGCAGGGACCTTGTATGAATGAAGCTGGTCCCACTTACATGGACCAACATGAGCAGAACTCAGACTCTGAACACAACAATGGTTCATGCATCTCCTTGTCTGAGTCAGCAAATTTTCCAAAAGTGCCTCAGCATTTTGGACGCACCACCATCACCCAATATCATGCCTTGAATAACAATGACTTTGGCACCTTCACATATGACGGCTACAATGTAAGCAACAATGTCTATGAGATGGACAACTTCAAAACGCCTACTACAAGGGTGGCTGAGGATGCGCAATACCCAACTGGTGATTGTCAAATGGTAGGAAGCAATTGGGTAAACAGCGATTTTGCATGTAACATGTGGAACATGGATGAATTGTGGCAATTTAGCAAGttacaaaaataa
- the LOC114413619 gene encoding protein XAP5 CIRCADIAN TIMEKEEPER-like isoform X1, translating to MSGMGDGYVGTAQDAVRIRRLEKQREAERRKIQELKTKSTSAKGQPGLLQFGSSTSEILETAFKKETVGLVTREQYVEKRVNIQSKIEEEEKEKLQKQQQEEEELQLEKRKKRKIRGNSRLSFAEDVDNDPQDDEPHHSKDNLEANRLRCGKLGKDPTVETSFLPDSEREAEEQAERERLRKQWLREQEQIRNEPLEITYSYWDGTGHRRVIQVRKGDSIGEFLRAVQQQLAPEFREIRTTTVENLLYVKEDLIIPHQHSFYELIVNKARGKSGPLFHFDVHEDVRTIADATIEKDESHAGKVVERHWYEKNKHIFPASRWEIYDPAKKWERYTIHGD from the exons ATGTCGGGTATGGGAGACGGGTACGTGGGCACCGCCCAAGACGCGGTGAGGATTCGACGGTTGGAGAAGCAGAGAGAAGCGGAGCGTCGCAAAATCCAAGAGCTCAAAACCAAGTCGACCTCCGCCAAGGGCCAACCCGGTCTCCTCCAATTCGGTTCCAGCACTTCCGAG ATTCTTGAGACTGCCTTTAAGAAGGAAACTGTGGGTTTGGTCACTAGAGAGCAGTATGTAGAAAAG AGGGTTAACATTCAGAGCAAAATTGAGGAGGAAGAGAAGGAGAAACTTCAGAAGCAACAGCAAGA AGAGGAGGAGCTTCAATTAGAAAAGCGTAAAAAGAGGAAGATCAGGGGCAACTCTCGATTGTCCTTTGCTGAGGATGTTGACAATGATCCCCAAGACGACGAACCACATCATAGTAAGG ATAATCTGGAAGCAAATAGATTACGGTGTGGTAAGCTTGGTAAAGACCCTACTGTTGAAACTAGCTTTCTACCTGACAG TGAGCGAGAGGCTGAGGAGCAAGCTGAGCGTGAAAGGCTGCGGAAACAGTGGCTTCGTGAGCAGGAGCAAATTCGAA ATGAGCCTCTTGAAATCACGTACAGCTACTGGGATGGAACTGGCCACAGGCGTGTGATCCAG GTACGCAAGGGTGACAGCATAGGAGAGTTTCTTCGAGCAGTTCAACAGCAACTTGCTCCTGAATTCCGAGAGATTCGAACAACTACAGTAGAAAATTTGTTATACGTGAAAGAAGACCTTATCATTCCTCAT CAACATAGCTTCTATGAGCTAATTGTGAACAAAGCTAGAGGCAAAAGTGGACCg CTTTTTCATTTCGATGTGCATGAGGATGTACGAACAATTGCTGATGCCACTATAGAGAAGGATGAG TCTCATGCTGGGAAGGTTGTAGAAAGGCATTGGTATGAAAAGAACAAGCATATATTTCCTGCTTCAAGATGGGag ATATATGATCCAGCGAAGAAATGGGAACGTTATACTATCCACGGGGATTGA
- the LOC114413619 gene encoding protein XAP5 CIRCADIAN TIMEKEEPER-like isoform X2, with protein MSGMGDGYVGTAQDAVRIRRLEKQREAERRKIQELKTKSTSAKGQPGLLQFGSSTSEILETAFKKETVGLVTREQYVEKRVNIQSKIEEEEKEKLQKQQQEEEELQLEKRKKRKIRGNSRLSFAEDVDNDPQDDEPHHNNLEANRLRCGKLGKDPTVETSFLPDSEREAEEQAERERLRKQWLREQEQIRNEPLEITYSYWDGTGHRRVIQVRKGDSIGEFLRAVQQQLAPEFREIRTTTVENLLYVKEDLIIPHQHSFYELIVNKARGKSGPLFHFDVHEDVRTIADATIEKDESHAGKVVERHWYEKNKHIFPASRWEIYDPAKKWERYTIHGD; from the exons ATGTCGGGTATGGGAGACGGGTACGTGGGCACCGCCCAAGACGCGGTGAGGATTCGACGGTTGGAGAAGCAGAGAGAAGCGGAGCGTCGCAAAATCCAAGAGCTCAAAACCAAGTCGACCTCCGCCAAGGGCCAACCCGGTCTCCTCCAATTCGGTTCCAGCACTTCCGAG ATTCTTGAGACTGCCTTTAAGAAGGAAACTGTGGGTTTGGTCACTAGAGAGCAGTATGTAGAAAAG AGGGTTAACATTCAGAGCAAAATTGAGGAGGAAGAGAAGGAGAAACTTCAGAAGCAACAGCAAGA AGAGGAGGAGCTTCAATTAGAAAAGCGTAAAAAGAGGAAGATCAGGGGCAACTCTCGATTGTCCTTTGCTGAGGATGTTGACAATGATCCCCAAGACGACGAACCACATCATA ATAATCTGGAAGCAAATAGATTACGGTGTGGTAAGCTTGGTAAAGACCCTACTGTTGAAACTAGCTTTCTACCTGACAG TGAGCGAGAGGCTGAGGAGCAAGCTGAGCGTGAAAGGCTGCGGAAACAGTGGCTTCGTGAGCAGGAGCAAATTCGAA ATGAGCCTCTTGAAATCACGTACAGCTACTGGGATGGAACTGGCCACAGGCGTGTGATCCAG GTACGCAAGGGTGACAGCATAGGAGAGTTTCTTCGAGCAGTTCAACAGCAACTTGCTCCTGAATTCCGAGAGATTCGAACAACTACAGTAGAAAATTTGTTATACGTGAAAGAAGACCTTATCATTCCTCAT CAACATAGCTTCTATGAGCTAATTGTGAACAAAGCTAGAGGCAAAAGTGGACCg CTTTTTCATTTCGATGTGCATGAGGATGTACGAACAATTGCTGATGCCACTATAGAGAAGGATGAG TCTCATGCTGGGAAGGTTGTAGAAAGGCATTGGTATGAAAAGAACAAGCATATATTTCCTGCTTCAAGATGGGag ATATATGATCCAGCGAAGAAATGGGAACGTTATACTATCCACGGGGATTGA
- the LOC114413620 gene encoding 40S ribosomal protein S15-4-like, translated as MADVEVDVAAAAAAGQPKKRTFKKFSFRGVDLDALLDMSTDELVKMFSARARRRFQRGLTRKPMALIKKLRKAKREAPPGEKPEPVRTHLRNMIIVPEMIGSIIGVYNGKTFNQVEIKPEMIGHYLAEFSISYKPVKHGRPGIGATHSSRFIPLK; from the exons ATG GCAGACGTTGAGGTCGATGTGGCGGCTGCAGCAGCAGCAGGGCAGCCGAAGAAGAGAACGTTCAAGAAGTTCAGTTTCAGGGGCGTGGATCTCGATGCGCTTCTGGACATGTCCACCGATGAACTCGTGAAGATGTTCAGTGCTCGCGCACGTAGAAGGTTCCAGAGAGGCCTCACCAGAAAGCCCATGGCCTTGATCAAGAAGCTTCGCAAAGCG AAAAGAGAAGCTCCACCAGGTGAGAAGCCAGAACCTGTCCGCACCCACCTCCGCAACATGATTATTGTGCCTGAGATGATTGGTAGCATTATTGGAGTGTACAATGGCAAGACCTTTAATCAGGTTGAAATCAAACCTGAGATGATTGGGCATTATCTGGCAGAGTTTTCTATTTCATACAAACCCGTTAAGCACGGGAGACCTGGTATTGGTGCTACTCACTCATCCAGGTTTATTCCTCTTAAGTGA